In Gloeocapsa sp. DLM2.Bin57, a genomic segment contains:
- a CDS encoding glycosyltransferase, translated as MNNIELSIVLGTYNRLDLLQKAIDSIQAETATPYQVYITDAGSTDGTIAYLESIASETIIPIFVGEKLGQAKAYNDVFAKINTPYVCWLSDDNVIVNQGLDVAVEILKDNPNLGMVALKTQDQQGPFADCPYIGGVSSIGILNVNQGMLPTKVLKAVGGFSEEFRDYGIDPDLTAKVLFLGYDLAYTKAIAIHHYRNWGESKDSPEYQQLLVKQEKYKQLYQETYAKYSQPSLFWQVKKLLWLFMRRGLGVQKHFNSDQPLFLQLITRDWHNIMTSRYISILDPLYTKDKPYYLVQHCPNIALRTEKRE; from the coding sequence ATGAATAACATAGAATTATCAATAGTTTTAGGAACTTATAACCGATTAGATTTACTGCAAAAAGCTATAGATAGTATTCAAGCAGAAACCGCCACACCTTATCAAGTTTATATCACCGACGCAGGTTCAACAGATGGGACAATAGCCTATTTAGAAAGTATCGCTTCTGAAACAATTATCCCTATTTTTGTCGGTGAAAAACTCGGTCAAGCTAAAGCTTATAATGATGTTTTTGCTAAGATTAATACTCCCTATGTTTGTTGGTTAAGTGATGATAATGTTATCGTTAATCAGGGTTTAGATGTAGCGGTTGAGATTTTAAAAGATAATCCTAATCTAGGTATGGTAGCCTTAAAAACCCAAGATCAACAAGGTCCATTTGCAGATTGTCCCTATATTGGGGGTGTATCTAGTATAGGTATTTTAAATGTTAATCAGGGGATGTTGCCCACCAAAGTTTTAAAAGCGGTAGGAGGATTTTCTGAAGAATTTCGCGACTATGGAATAGATCCAGATTTAACCGCTAAAGTCCTCTTTCTAGGTTATGATTTAGCCTATACTAAAGCGATCGCTATTCATCACTATCGTAACTGGGGAGAAAGTAAAGATTCTCCTGAATATCAACAATTATTAGTTAAACAAGAAAAATATAAGCAACTTTATCAAGAAACTTATGCTAAATACTCTCAACCAAGTTTATTTTGGCAGGTCAAAAAATTACTCTGGTTGTTTATGCGTAGAGGGTTAGGAGTCCAAAAGCATTTTAACTCAGATCAGCCCCTATTTTTACAACTAATTACTAGAGATTGGCATAATATTATGACTAGTCGTTATATTAGTATTCTCGACCCTCTATATACCAAAGATAAACCTTATTACCTGGTACAACATTGTCCTAATATAGCGCTACGCACAGAGAAGAGAGAATAG
- a CDS encoding glycosyltransferase produces the protein MNLGLLGSLKWRIKQVFAPKPPVSPEDWQKCREVFQQRSQQQLIKPVMERPSQAVVSVVIGSYNRRNFLEKAIDSVRNNQIKVPHEIIVIDGGSTDGALEWLIQQKDIITIVQHNRGEFRGQPIQRRSWGYFMNLGFKIAQGKYILMISDDCLLLPNAVNLGLDKFAEMEKANRQVGGVAFYFRNWPDEQQYYVQTSLGGKLAINHGMYLREALATVGWVEENQYIFYKADSDLCLKMWLDGYEIVDCPGAFVEHYYDPSEEVRQSNNAVLDYDRDVYLKRWHNIYYHPHWQELRDKITLDYQDSDRTAEKNWL, from the coding sequence ATGAATCTAGGGCTTTTGGGTAGCTTAAAATGGAGGATTAAACAGGTTTTTGCCCCTAAACCACCTGTATCACCCGAGGATTGGCAAAAATGCCGGGAAGTTTTCCAGCAACGTTCCCAACAACAACTTATTAAACCTGTCATGGAGAGACCAAGTCAAGCGGTGGTGTCTGTGGTGATTGGTAGTTATAATCGCCGTAATTTCCTAGAAAAAGCGATCGATAGTGTTCGTAATAATCAGATTAAAGTGCCCCATGAAATAATCGTCATTGATGGCGGATCTACTGATGGGGCTTTAGAATGGTTAATCCAACAAAAGGATATAATTACTATTGTACAGCACAATCGCGGTGAATTTCGCGGTCAACCTATCCAACGTCGTAGTTGGGGTTATTTTATGAATTTGGGCTTTAAAATTGCCCAAGGTAAGTATATCCTGATGATTAGCGATGATTGTCTCTTACTTCCTAATGCGGTTAATCTTGGCTTAGATAAGTTTGCAGAAATGGAAAAAGCTAACCGTCAAGTGGGTGGAGTCGCTTTTTATTTCCGTAATTGGCCCGATGAACAACAATACTATGTACAAACTTCTCTAGGAGGTAAATTAGCTATTAATCACGGAATGTACCTTAGAGAAGCTTTAGCAACAGTAGGTTGGGTAGAAGAAAATCAGTATATCTTTTATAAGGCAGATAGTGATTTGTGTCTGAAAATGTGGTTAGATGGTTATGAAATTGTAGATTGTCCCGGGGCTTTTGTTGAACATTATTATGACCCCTCTGAGGAAGTCAGACAAAGTAATAATGCTGTGTTAGACTACGATCGCGATGTCTATCTCAAACGTTGGCACAATATCTATTATCATCCCCATTGGCAAGAATTGCGCGACAAAATAACTCTAGATTATCAAGATAGCGATCGCACTGCGGAGAAAAATTGGTTATGA
- a CDS encoding capsule biosynthesis protein: protein MSLWTKLKSLIRKPEPTKVVNWPDWEGILTTNPTLWEEAKQKATTDVLIATSVGGLLPMSLPESLLAVALTLRGAKVHILLCDEFLPACLNLQKIDIPETVIENYQLKTVKCKDCYQAGRKFYEPLGLQIHRYSELVSETEKEKAKAIAQTIPLTEIPAYCLNNWQIGEHAYAGALRYFASGNLENEPHSEVIVRRYFEGAILTAQATNNLLQQHQFEVACFNHGIYLPHGIIGEVCRQPHGDIQPVRVVNWNVAYRKKCFIFSHGDTYHQTMLSEPVETWSDLPWNETMEAQIIAYLRSRWSGSRDWIWFHEKPDAEIEKIAQEIGLDLTKPIIGLLTNVMWDAQLHYRANAFPNMLSWVLATIKYFSQRQDLQLLIRIHPAEIRGTLPSRQPLLPEINKVWSQLPPNVFIIPPESPVSTYAAMLQCDSVIIYGTKTGVELTSFGIPVIVGGEAWIKGKGITLDPPTPEAYFTTLDTLPLKQKLTSETLMRARKYAYHFFFRRMIPIKLMQPVPGKPPYRINVANLDQLLPSVDPGLDVICEGILTESPFIYPAEKLGIDD from the coding sequence GTGTCACTATGGACTAAATTAAAATCTCTGATTCGTAAACCTGAACCTACTAAGGTAGTTAATTGGCCCGATTGGGAGGGAATATTAACAACTAATCCGACTCTCTGGGAAGAAGCTAAACAAAAAGCAACTACAGATGTGTTAATTGCTACTTCTGTGGGAGGACTTTTACCAATGTCTCTACCAGAAAGTCTCTTAGCAGTAGCATTGACTCTGCGAGGGGCTAAAGTACATATTTTATTATGCGATGAATTTTTACCCGCTTGTTTGAATCTACAAAAAATAGATATTCCTGAAACGGTTATCGAAAATTATCAGTTAAAGACGGTTAAATGTAAGGATTGTTATCAAGCGGGAAGAAAATTTTATGAACCTTTGGGGTTACAGATTCATCGCTATAGCGAGTTGGTAAGTGAAACAGAAAAGGAAAAAGCTAAAGCGATCGCCCAAACTATACCCCTAACAGAAATTCCCGCTTATTGCTTAAATAATTGGCAAATTGGGGAACACGCCTACGCTGGTGCATTACGCTATTTTGCTAGTGGTAATCTGGAAAATGAACCCCATAGCGAAGTAATAGTACGCCGTTATTTTGAAGGTGCTATATTAACAGCCCAGGCTACTAATAATCTCTTACAACAACATCAATTTGAGGTAGCTTGTTTTAATCATGGTATTTATCTACCCCATGGGATAATTGGTGAGGTTTGTCGTCAACCCCATGGAGATATTCAACCAGTCAGGGTAGTTAACTGGAATGTAGCTTATCGTAAAAAATGCTTTATCTTTAGTCATGGCGACACTTATCATCAGACGATGTTATCAGAACCAGTAGAAACTTGGTCAGACTTACCCTGGAATGAGACGATGGAAGCACAAATTATCGCTTATCTTCGTAGTCGTTGGTCCGGGAGTCGTGATTGGATTTGGTTTCACGAAAAACCCGACGCAGAGATAGAAAAAATAGCCCAAGAAATAGGTTTAGATTTAACAAAACCCATCATTGGCTTACTTACTAATGTTATGTGGGATGCACAATTACATTATCGGGCTAATGCTTTTCCCAATATGCTGAGTTGGGTATTAGCAACGATTAAATATTTTTCTCAACGTCAGGATTTACAATTATTAATTCGGATTCACCCGGCTGAAATTCGGGGTACTCTCCCTTCTCGACAACCTTTATTACCCGAAATTAACAAAGTTTGGTCTCAATTACCCCCTAATGTCTTTATTATCCCTCCAGAAAGTCCCGTTAGTACTTACGCGGCGATGTTGCAATGTGACTCGGTGATTATCTATGGAACTAAAACAGGAGTGGAGTTAACTAGCTTTGGGATACCTGTAATCGTCGGTGGGGAAGCTTGGATTAAAGGAAAGGGAATTACTCTTGATCCTCCTACTCCTGAAGCTTATTTTACTACTCTCGATACCTTACCCCTTAAGCAAAAATTAACCTCAGAAACTTTGATGAGGGCGCGCAAATACGCTTATCATTTCTTTTTTAGACGTATGATACCTATAAAATTAATGCAGCCTGTTCCTGGAAAACCACCCTATAGAATTAATGTGGCTAATCTAGATCAATTATTACCTAGTGTTGACCCAGGTTTAGATGTTATCTGTGAAGGAATTCTCACCGAGTCTCCCTTTATTTATCCTGCTGAAAAATTAGGAATAGATGATTAG
- a CDS encoding glycosyltransferase family 1 protein, giving the protein MKILYDHTMFTLQRFGGISRIFVELMRELSLFSDCEISWYRGWHKDGYDISDFQQRLSRYWSFAGGNQPKLNQIGWQLFNLTSKQQELYHPSYYDTSLLEVVKAQKLVITIHDMILEKFLSDLTRFQPQIAAKKELVAKADLILVNSLNTQQDLEEILAVDRKKIVLTPWATRIGEIISKPLPELNKGKPYFLYVGTRSKYKNFEILVKAFAQNDYLNNNFRVICFGGTSDFTSTEKTLIAEHNLLDNFSYLAGDDTVLKTLYQQAVALVYTSSYEGFGLPLLEAMECNCPVICSPVSSLPEVVGDNAIFFETNSVEGLAIALTTVVEDNTLRQELIQNGKERAKLFSWQKTAKLTLEAYQQL; this is encoded by the coding sequence ATGAAAATCCTCTATGACCATACTATGTTCACTCTGCAAAGATTCGGGGGAATTTCTCGTATTTTTGTGGAGTTAATGCGAGAATTATCTCTATTTTCTGATTGTGAGATAAGTTGGTATCGGGGTTGGCATAAAGACGGTTATGATATTAGTGACTTTCAACAGCGATTGAGTCGTTATTGGTCTTTTGCGGGAGGAAATCAACCTAAACTTAATCAAATTGGTTGGCAACTATTTAACCTCACTAGTAAACAACAAGAATTATATCATCCTAGTTATTATGATACTAGTTTGTTAGAGGTAGTTAAGGCTCAAAAATTAGTCATTACTATTCATGACATGATTTTGGAAAAGTTCCTCTCAGATTTAACGAGATTTCAACCCCAAATAGCAGCTAAAAAAGAACTAGTAGCTAAAGCTGATTTAATCTTAGTTAACTCCCTCAATACCCAACAAGATTTAGAAGAAATCCTAGCAGTAGATAGAAAGAAAATTGTCTTGACTCCTTGGGCTACACGTATCGGAGAAATTATATCTAAACCCTTACCAGAATTAAATAAAGGTAAACCCTACTTCTTATACGTGGGGACGAGATCAAAGTATAAAAATTTTGAGATTTTAGTTAAAGCTTTTGCGCAAAATGATTATTTAAATAATAACTTTCGAGTAATTTGTTTTGGGGGAACAAGTGATTTTACCAGTACAGAAAAAACTCTTATAGCCGAACATAATTTACTAGATAATTTTAGCTATTTAGCTGGAGATGATACAGTCTTAAAAACATTATATCAACAAGCCGTAGCCTTAGTCTATACTAGTTCTTATGAAGGTTTTGGGTTACCATTATTAGAAGCGATGGAGTGTAATTGTCCTGTGATTTGTTCTCCTGTGTCTTCTCTTCCTGAAGTAGTAGGAGATAACGCTATCTTTTTTGAGACTAATTCTGTAGAAGGATTAGCTATAGCTTTAACTACAGTGGTAGAAGATAACACTCTGCGTCAAGAATTAATCCAAAATGGCAAAGAACGCGCTAAACTATTCTCTTGGCAAAAAACGGCTAAACTAACCTTAGAAGCATATCAACAGCTTTAG
- a CDS encoding NYN domain-containing protein, giving the protein MNYSTRQPLLLVDGYNIIGAWQNLQRTRDRDGLESARQDLIGIIIDYSVYQGLKTEIIFDSHLQRTPKQKEQHGANVSVYYTAFAQTADTYIERICAAFSRAHLPTIPRLIVATSDRAQRLTAVGYGAEWFSAEKFKLEVEATASQVKRKNRPRNNPKGRFLVNSLDPKTQALLSQWRHGK; this is encoded by the coding sequence ATGAATTACTCAACTAGACAACCGTTGCTCTTAGTTGACGGTTACAACATCATTGGTGCTTGGCAAAATCTCCAGAGAACACGCGATCGCGATGGTTTAGAATCAGCTCGTCAAGATTTAATTGGCATCATCATTGACTATAGCGTTTACCAGGGTTTGAAAACTGAGATTATCTTTGATTCTCATTTACAGAGAACACCTAAACAAAAAGAACAACATGGAGCAAATGTATCGGTTTATTATACTGCTTTTGCTCAAACAGCAGACACCTATATAGAGAGGATTTGTGCAGCTTTTAGCCGTGCTCATCTTCCTACCATTCCTCGTCTGATTGTAGCTACATCAGATCGAGCCCAGAGACTAACTGCGGTTGGTTATGGTGCTGAATGGTTTTCCGCAGAAAAATTTAAACTAGAAGTAGAAGCTACTGCTTCTCAAGTAAAAAGAAAAAATCGCCCTAGGAATAACCCCAAAGGGCGTTTTTTAGTTAACAGTCTTGATCCGAAAACTCAAGCTTTACTCTCTCAATGGAGACACGGAAAATAA
- a CDS encoding ATP-binding cassette domain-containing protein translates to MKNPGITVKNLSFSWYQGAKVLDSCSLQVPQGEFWMLLGNNGSGKSTLLRLLGGLLTPDHGELATIKPLGFVFQNPDHQLVMPTVAADIAFGLVEENLSISQTQARVREALTAVNLLHLETRPIYALSGGQKQRIAIAGAIARHCQVLLLDEPTALLDGDTQLELVAGVRNLVKTHGLTALWVTHRLEELDYCDGAFLLADGRVIAQGDPQPLKQRMIQITALES, encoded by the coding sequence ATGAAAAATCCGGGTATAACAGTTAAGAATCTCAGCTTCAGTTGGTATCAGGGAGCAAAGGTGTTAGACTCTTGTTCTTTACAAGTTCCTCAAGGTGAGTTTTGGATGCTGTTGGGTAATAATGGTAGTGGCAAATCAACTTTATTACGTCTGTTGGGTGGGCTTTTAACACCTGATCACGGAGAGTTGGCTACTATTAAACCCCTCGGTTTTGTCTTTCAAAACCCCGATCATCAGTTGGTTATGCCTACTGTAGCTGCTGATATCGCTTTTGGGTTAGTAGAGGAGAATTTATCTATCTCTCAAACCCAAGCTAGGGTAAGGGAGGCTCTCACTGCAGTTAATCTGTTACACTTAGAAACTCGCCCTATCTACGCTCTCAGTGGAGGGCAAAAACAACGTATCGCTATTGCAGGGGCGATCGCTCGTCATTGTCAAGTTTTACTGTTAGATGAGCCTACCGCTTTATTAGATGGGGATACACAGTTAGAATTAGTCGCCGGAGTGCGTAATTTAGTTAAAACTCATGGTCTGACTGCTCTTTGGGTGACTCATCGTCTCGAAGAATTAGATTATTGTGACGGAGCTTTTTTACTAGCAGATGGTCGTGTGATCGCTCAAGGCGATCCTCAACCCCTCAAACAGCGCATGATCCAAATTACGGCTCTAGAATCCTAA